One window of the Candidatus Aminicenantes bacterium genome contains the following:
- a CDS encoding TIGR00730 family Rossman fold protein: MKRICVFCGSSPGARPEYVRAARQVGTFLAQRKIGLVFGGGRVGMMGQLAQAALENKGEVIGVIPRGLHERKVAFTGLSDLRVVETMHERKALMAELSDGFMALPGGLGTLEELFEILTWAQLGMHRKPCGLLNVAGFFTALLAFLDQVTEQGFIDTPHRSMILSAEDPEELLRQFECHQPPVADKAEWALGLGKG, encoded by the coding sequence ATGAAGCGAATATGCGTGTTCTGCGGTTCGAGCCCGGGGGCTAGGCCCGAATATGTCCGGGCGGCGCGACAGGTGGGAACCTTCCTGGCCCAAAGAAAAATCGGCCTGGTCTTCGGCGGCGGCCGGGTCGGCATGATGGGCCAGCTGGCCCAGGCTGCCCTGGAAAATAAGGGTGAAGTTATCGGCGTGATCCCCAGGGGCCTTCACGAGCGCAAGGTGGCTTTCACCGGGCTCAGCGACCTGCGGGTGGTGGAAACCATGCACGAGCGCAAGGCGTTGATGGCCGAGCTTTCCGACGGCTTCATGGCCCTGCCGGGCGGACTGGGCACCCTGGAGGAACTGTTCGAGATCCTCACCTGGGCGCAGCTGGGGATGCATCGCAAGCCCTGCGGCCTGCTCAACGTGGCCGGCTTTTTCACCGCCTTGCTCGCATTCCTCGACCAGGTCACCGAGCAGGGTTTCATCGATACTCCCCACCGTTCCATGATCCTCTCCGCCGAGGATCCGGAAGAGCTGCTCCGGCAATTTGAATGCCACCAGCCGCCCGTTGCCGACAAGGCGGAATGGGCGCTGGGGTTGGGGAAGGGATAA
- a CDS encoding 3'(2'),5'-bisphosphate nucleotidase, with product MLQKEKEISLQAVGAAMAMAATIQKEATGRDTLTKSDRSPVTIADFAVQALICQVLSCHFPGMPIVGEEDSLALRRPENRELFAKIIHCLKNNDAPMEEKEICDCIDLGGAEPDGTFWTLDPIDGTKGFLRGEQFAIALALIQNGQVRLGILGCPNLPPGSGGTLFWAISGKGSWKIPARGGSAEPIRASVKTDPRQMKFVESYESSHSDKDTQLEISRLLQIVHPPEQMDSQVKYGIVAAGDAEIYLRIPNPATPHYREKIWDHAAGSLIVEEAGGWVSDIDGKKLDFSAGRTLRNNRGILATNGRIHSRVLEIIAELDGRK from the coding sequence ATGCTGCAAAAAGAAAAAGAAATCAGCCTGCAGGCGGTCGGCGCGGCCATGGCCATGGCCGCTACCATCCAGAAGGAGGCGACCGGCAGGGACACCCTGACAAAATCCGACCGCAGCCCGGTGACCATCGCCGATTTTGCCGTACAAGCCCTGATCTGCCAGGTCCTCAGCTGCCATTTTCCCGGCATGCCGATCGTGGGCGAAGAAGATTCGCTGGCGCTGCGTAGGCCGGAAAACCGGGAACTTTTTGCCAAGATCATCCATTGCCTGAAAAATAACGACGCGCCCATGGAAGAAAAAGAGATCTGCGACTGCATCGACCTGGGCGGGGCGGAGCCCGACGGGACCTTTTGGACGCTGGATCCCATCGACGGCACCAAGGGCTTCCTGCGCGGTGAACAGTTCGCCATCGCCCTGGCGCTGATCCAGAACGGCCAGGTCCGCCTGGGCATCCTCGGCTGCCCGAACCTGCCGCCAGGTTCCGGCGGCACGCTGTTCTGGGCCATTTCCGGAAAGGGCAGCTGGAAGATCCCGGCCCGGGGCGGCAGCGCCGAACCCATCCGCGCTTCGGTTAAAACCGATCCGCGCCAGATGAAATTCGTCGAAAGCTACGAGTCCTCGCACAGCGACAAGGACACCCAGCTCGAAATTTCCCGGCTGCTGCAGATCGTCCATCCTCCCGAGCAGATGGACAGCCAGGTCAAGTACGGCATCGTGGCCGCAGGCGACGCCGAAATCTACCTGCGCATTCCCAACCCTGCCACTCCCCACTACCGCGAAAAGATCTGGGACCACGCCGCCGGCAGTTTGATCGTGGAAGAGGCCGGGGGCTGGGTGAGCGACATCGACGGCAAAAAACTGGATTTTTCCGCGGGCAGGACCCTGCGCAACAACCGCGGCATCCTGGCCACCAACGGCCGCATCCATTCGCGGGTGCTGGAGATCATCGCGGAATTGGACGGGCGAAAATAA
- a CDS encoding phosphomannose isomerase type II C-terminal cupin domain translates to MNYQEERPWGWFEILFEEERLKIKRIMVKPGKRLSLQSHERRAENWVIIQGQALFTLDENTMRLGPRQAVFIPEKAKHRIENPGQENLVFVEVQTGAYLGEDDITRFQDDFDRV, encoded by the coding sequence ATGAATTACCAGGAAGAACGTCCCTGGGGCTGGTTCGAGATCCTCTTCGAAGAGGAGCGGCTGAAGATCAAGCGCATCATGGTCAAGCCCGGGAAAAGGCTCTCCCTGCAAAGCCATGAGCGCCGGGCCGAGAACTGGGTGATCATCCAGGGACAGGCGCTGTTCACCCTGGACGAAAATACCATGCGCCTCGGACCGCGCCAGGCGGTGTTCATCCCGGAAAAGGCCAAGCACCGCATCGAAAATCCCGGCCAGGAAAACCTGGTTTTTGTGGAAGTGCAGACCGGGGCCTACCTGGGCGAAGACGATATCACCCGCTTTCAGGACGATTTCGACCGCGTCTAG